GTCACTCATCGCGGGCCAGCCTCAGCCAGGATGACTTGCCCTTGTTACGCTGGTCCACGGCAAACTGCAGGTCGCGGATCGCCTCGCTGCCTTCGCGCATCCGGCTCGCCCCGTCCCACGCAGCGTGCCACACGCAGCGCATTTCCGGCTTCACCTCGCACATGCCGTTCTCGCGCACGCCGCCGCACGGGCCGTTACGGATCGTCTTGGGGCAATTCATCGGGCAGGACATGCCGGTGCTGGAAAGCACGCAGTTGCCGCACATCTTGCAGTCGAAGAAGAACTCCTTGCCCACCCGCTCCACGGCGGTGATCGGGCGGTCCAGGCTGCGGCCGAACACCTTCGTCACACCGCGTAGCAGCTTCACGATTGCCGGGTTGATCGCGTTGTAGACGCGCTCCATCCCGCGCGAATGGCGCACTGACCACAGGCGCACGCTATA
This genomic interval from Paraurantiacibacter namhicola contains the following:
- a CDS encoding methylenetetrahydrofolate reductase C-terminal domain-containing protein encodes the protein MYSVRLWSVRHSRGMERVYNAINPAIVKLLRGVTKVFGRSLDRPITAVERVGKEFFFDCKMCGNCVLSSTGMSCPMNCPKTIRNGPCGGVRENGMCEVKPEMRCVWHAAWDGASRMREGSEAIRDLQFAVDQRNKGKSSWLRLARDE